The Streptomyces cyanogenus DNA segment GACGGTCATCCGACTGCGCCGCATCTGAGCTATCTGTCCGAATCGATACGTTCATTCCAAGTCGGTATGTAATAAGGGGGCCTGGGGCGTCTGCGTGAGGAGCGTCATATCCGTGACCGAGCGTCGCGGGTCATGTCCACGTAATGATGGTGCGGGAGCAGGGAATTGACAGAGTGAAGGGTGCGGGAATTCACGGAGGGTGACCGCGCATTCCCGCATCCGATCACCCCGAACACCCCACGGTCGAAGGCGGATGCTTGTTTCCGTGCGTTCCACTCGCTTACGTTCGCCACCCAACCGGACGGAACGCCGAATCCTGCCGCCGTCCGGACTCCCCACTCATGACCCGTGACGGCAGGAGCGGGGGACCCACCAGGTACGACTGCCTGTCCCGGTCTCCGCGACAGGCTAGGGGTGCAGCCGTGCGCGCACGGCCGGGCAGCTCCAGCCCGAACCCGACAGCTGACCTCGCAGGCGCCGGAGAGGAACAGCGCCATGCCCGCCAAGGGTAAGCACCGACGCCCCAAGACCCCGCGTTTTTCCCGCTCCCTCGCCGCCGCCGGTACCGGTGGCGCCGCCCTCGCCCTCCCGCTCGTCGGGGCCACCGGGGCGCACGCCGCGACCCCCGCGCAGTCCGTGTCCGAAGCGGCCGTGCGGTCCCTCCCGGAGACGGCAGGCAAGACCGCCGCCCAGCCGGAGGCGGGCGTGCGCACCTACACCGTGCGCGGCGGCGACTGCCTCGCCAGGATCGCCGAGGAGCAGCACGTCAGCGGCGGCTGGCAGCGGCTCTACGACGACAACCGGCAGGCCATCGGCGCCGACCCGGCGCTCATTCACCCGGGCCTGAAGCTCAGCCTCGGCACGCAGGCCGCGCCGGCCCGCACCGAGTCCGCCACCCCGAAGCCCGCCCGGCCGGCCGCCCCGAAGCCCGCCCAGCCGGCCGGGTCCGGCACCGCGCAGACCGCCTCCGCCGGCTACACCCTGCCGGTGGCCGGCGCCACCATCGGCACCGGCTACCACGTCGCCGGCAGCATGTGGTCCAGCGGCTACCACACCGGCGTCGACTTCGTCGTCCCGACCGGCACCCCCCTCAAGGCCGTCGCCGCGGGCACCGTCGTCTCCGCCGGCTGGGGCGGCGCGTACGGCAACCAGGTCGTCCTCAAGCTCAACGACGGCCACTACGCCCAGTACGCCCACCTCTCGCAGCTCTCCGTCTCGGCCGGCCAGACCGTGACCGCGGGCCGGCAGGTCGGCCTGTCCGGCGCCACCGGCAACGTCACCGGCCCGCACCTGCACTTCGAGATCCGCACCACGCCGGACTACGGATCGGACGTGGACCCGGTCGCCTACCTTCGCGCGCACGGCGTCCCCGTCGGCTGACCCCCGTCGTCCGACTGTCCGGCACCGCCTATTCCTGGCTTGGCAAATTATTTAAGAGTGGCTCATCTCACCGTTCGTCAACCCCGGCCTACGGTCGCGTAGGTCACATCGGAAGGTGAATCATGGTCCGACGTGGCAGACGATTCGAAGAATGACAACGCATCAGTGATCGGGTCGTACGTGGCGGTGGGGGACAGCTTCACCGAGGGCGTGGGCGACCCCGGCCCCGACGGGGCGTTCGTGGGCTGGGCCGACCGGTTCGCGGTACTGCTCGCCGACCGGCGCCCCGAGGGGGACTTCCAGTACACCAACCTCGCCGTGCGCGGGAAGCTGCTGGACCAGATCGTGGCCGACCAGCTTCCCAAGGCCGTCGAACTCGCCCCCGACCTGGTCTCCTTCTGCGCGGGCGGCAACGACATCATCCGCCCGGGCACCGACCCGGACGAGGTCGCCGAGCGCTTCGAACGCGCCGTGGCCCGGCTGACCGAGGCCGCGGGAACCGTGCTGGTGGCGACCGGCTTCGACACCCGGGGCGTGCCCGTGCTGAAGCATCTGCGCGGCAAGATCGCCACCTACAACGGGCACGTCCGGGCCATCGCCGACCGGTACGGCTGTCCCGTCCTCGACCTGTGGTCCCTGAAGTCCGTGCAGGAGCGCAGGGCCTGGGACAACGACCGGCTGCACCTGTCGCCCGAGGGCCACACGCGCGTGGCGCTGCGCGCCGGACAGGCTCTCGGCCTGGACGTCCCGGCCGACCCGGAGCAGCCGTGGCCGCCGCTGCCGCCCCGGGGCACGCTGGACATCCGCCGCGACGACGTCCACTGGGCCCGCGAGTACCTCGTCCCCTGGATCGGCCGCCGCCTGCGCGGCGAGTCCTCCGGCGACCATGTCACCGCCAAGGGCACCCTCTCCCCGGACGACATCAAGATGCGCATCGCCTCGGTGGCCTGACCGGCACACCGCGCCCTGCCGCCTGCCGGGGTCGGCGGGGCGTGGCCGGGCCAGTGGTCCGGGGCGGGTGGGATGCGCGGCCGGTGGGATGCGGGGCGGTGTGCGGGGTGCGGCCCGCTCGGTCACCGTGCCCGTGCGCCCATCGTGCCTGCGTGGTCACCGTGCCCGCCCTGCGCATCGTGCCTGCGTGGTCACCGTGCCCGTGCGCTCCACCGTGCCCATGCGCCCATCGTGCCTGCGTGGTCACCGTGCCCGCCCTGCGCATCGTGCCTGCGTGGTCACCGTGCCCGTGCGCTCCACCGTGCCCGTGCGCCTATCGTGCCTGCGTGGTCACCGTGCCCGCCGTGCGCATCGCGCCCGTTGGTCACCGTGCCCCTCGGTCACCGTGCCTGTTCGGTCAACGTCTTCCGGTCCAGGCCCAGTTCCCGGGCGAGGGCGTCGTCCACCCACTCCTGTGCGCGGGAGCGCGCCACCGCGCCCGGGTACGACGTCAGCTGTACCGCCAGGCCGTCCAGCAGCGCGGTCAGCCGCAGTGCCGCGCCGGCCGGGTCCGCGCACGCGAACTCACCGGCGGCGACGCCCTCGGCGATGACCTCGGCGATCGCCGCCTTCCACTGCTTGTCCAGCTCCCGGGTGACCTCGCGCAGAGCGGGCTCGCGCAGGGCCACGGCCCAGCCCTCGATCCACAGCCGCCAGCCCTTGGCCTGCCCGGTCGGCGCGTACCAGCGCACCGCGGCCCGCAGCCGGCGCAGCGCGGTGGTCCGCCGGCCCACCACCTTGCGCAGGTGTGCGAGGTCGTCCTCGGCCGCGTACGCGAACGCGTCGGCGACCAGCTTCTCCTTGGTGGAGAAGTGGTACAGCACCAGCGCGTTGCTCACACCGAGGGCCGCGGCCACGTCGGCGATCCGCACCGCCGCCACGCCCCGCGCCTCGATCTGCCCGATGGCCGCCCGCAGCAGCTCCTCCCGCCGCTCGGCCACGCTCAACCGCACTCTTGCCACGCGCTCACCCTAGTCGTAGTCGATCGCAAGTGAGCGCTACCGGTCGCAAACGATCCCGCTCCGCCGGTCTCCGTACCGGTGTCACGGAACAGGGACGCCCATCACCGGCCGTCCGCCCAGGAGTTGACGGCGACCTCCGGGCCTCGACGGCCCGACGGGCGCGGAGCCGGCCCCCGGCATCGGTCCGGCGTACCCCTGCCTACCGGGACCGCCGGATGAGCCGACCATAATGGAGGGCCTCACCCACTCCACCGGGAGGTACCGTGACCGGTTTGCGTTCTCCGAGCTCCGGGCTCCGCGCGCTGCGGCCCGCGGCCTTCGGCGCGGACCCGGGCGGTGAGCGCCTGGCACGCATCCGCCGCTCGCCCCACTTCAGGAACGGTGTCTTCCAGAACCCCGGCGGCCCCGCCCGTACCCGCCCGTCCGGCTCCACCGTGGACCTCGCGAAGGTCTTCCTGGACAAGGACACCCGGCCGTTGCGCGCCCCCAAGGGCACCGTCCCGGTGCACCCCACCACCTTCGCCGACCTGGCCGGACCGCCCGCGACGGGACTGCGGCTGACCTGGATGGGTCACTCCAGCGTGCTCGCCGAAATCGACGGTCACCGCGTCCTGTTCGACCCCGTCTGGGGCGAGCGCTGCTCCCCGTTCCCCTTCGCCGGGCCCAAGCGGCTGCACCCGGTGCCGCTGCCGCTGGCCGCGCTCGGCCCGGTCGACGTCGTCGTCATCTCCCACGACCACTACGACCACCTGGACCTGCCCAGCATCAAGGCGCTGGCGGGCACGGACACCCTGTTCGCCGTGCCGCTCGGCGTCGGCGCCCACCTGGAGCACTGGGGTGTCCCGGCGGACCGGCTGCGCGAGCTGGACTGGCACGAGTCCACGAAGGTCGGCGGTCTGACCCTCACCGCCACCCCGGCCCGGCACTTCTGCGGCCGCGGACTGCGCAACACCCAGCACACGCTCTGGGCGTCCTGGACCGTCGCCGGCGACGAGCACCGGATCTACCACAGCGGTGACACCGGCTACTTCGAGGGCTTCAAGGACATCGGCGCCGCGCACGGCCCGTTCGACGCCACGATGATCCAGATCGGCGCGTACAGCGAGTTCTGGCCCGACATCCACATGACCCCCGAGGAGGGCCTGCGCGCCCACCTCGACCTGCAGGGCGGGGCGCCGCACGGCGTGCTGCTGCCGATCCACTGGGGCACCTTCAACCTCGCCCCGCACCCCTGGGCCGAGCCGGGGGAGTGGACGAAGGAGGCCGCCGAGGAGGCCGGCCAGGCGGTGGCTCTGCCCCGGCCGGGCGAGCCCTTCGAACCGGCCGGCAAGCTGCCCGCCGAGGCGTGGTGGCGGGGCGTGTCGGGGGAGCTCCGGCGCACCTGGCGCTCGGTCGGCGCCTTCGTTGCGGAGCCGCCCGCCCGCGCCACCGGCGACCGCTCGGACTGACCCCGCCGCGGGAACACGCGCGTTTCGCGGATAAAACGTACGATTATGAATGAAATGTACGGTGTACCCGGAGTGGGGCGCGGAGTGCGGCCATGGCGGAGCGCGGCAAACCGGAGAGGCGGCGGCGCCTGAGCCGTCCCGTGGTGCTCGCCGCGGCCGTCGCCCTCGTGGACCGGGAGGGGCTGGCGGCCCTGACCATGCGCCGCCTGGCGGCGGACCTGGGAGTGGAGCCGATGGCTCTCTACCGGTACACCGACGGCAAGGAAGGACTGCTCGACGGCCTGGTGGAGGCCTTCTTCGCCGAGGTCAACGAACGGCTGCGGACCTCGGCCGGACAGGTGGGCGCCGACCCGGCCACCGCCTCCGCCGAACCGCCCTGGCGGGCCGAACTGCGGCGCATCGCGCGGGCGTTCGCCGGTGCCGTGCACGCCCATCCCGAGGTGCTGCCCGTGGTGGCCGTCCGCCCGCTCGCCGTCCCCGTGGCCCGGCGGCCCGAGCCCTGGCTCCAGCTCACCGAGCACGTGTTCGCCGTCCTCGCCCGCGCCGGATTCGACGACCCCACCGCGCTCACGATCCACCGCACCTTCGTCGCCTGGACCCTGGGCTGTCTGCTCGTGGACAAGCGCCAGATCGTGGACAACCCCGAGGAGCCGGACCCGATGCTGCGCCTGGGGCTGCACCGGCTGTCCGCCGCGGACCACCCGCGGCTGCGCGCCCTCGTCCCGCACTTCGCCGAGTACGACGACGAACGCGAGCTGACGCAGGGTCTGGACAGCCTGCTGAGCGGCCTGCCCGAGGCCCCACTTGACGCCTTCTACGGCCGCGGAGCACCCTGAAGATACAGCGTACATATCCGGCATAAAGTGCCGTAGCGTGCGTCTCCCGCACGGAAGAAGCCGTCATGTCCAGCACCCCACGGACCGTCCTGCGCGTGCGTGTCACCGCCCGGGACGTCGAAACCCTGCGCGCGCTCCTGCGCGAAACCCGTCCCGACGTCGGAGGGCTCGCCCGCCGCGCCGACGACGGCAGCTGCACCATCGAGGCCTACGTATCCCCCGAACAGGCCGAAGTCCTCGAACGTGAAGGCGTGTCGGTCACCCTGGTCGAGGACGCGACGGCCGCGGGACGCGACCGCCAGGCCGAGGTCGGCCACGGCGACCGCTTCGCCCCCGCCGACGCGGTGCCTCACGGGCCGGCCGACAAGGTCTAGGGCGCCGGGAGGAACGCCATGACGTACCTGAACGTCACCGAGGTCGAGTCCGCCGTGACCAGCCTGGCCACCGCCTTCCCGGGCACGTGCGAGCTGATCGACCTGCCCGAGCCCTCGGTCGAGGGACGCGCCTGCCACGCGCTGCGGATCGGAACCGGTCCGGGCGGGAGCAACGACTGCGCCGTGCTGATCGGCGGTGTGCACGCCCGGGAATGGGGCAGCTGCGAGATCCTGGTGGGCCTCGCCGCAGACCTGCTGGAGGCGTACGGCGCCGGCACCGGACTCGTCTACGGCGGGACCCGCTTCACCGCCGACGACGTCCGCAAGCTCCTGCGCGAACTGGACCTCGTGGTCTTCCCGCTGGTCAATCCCGACGGCCGGCACTACAGCCAGACCGTCGAGCCGATGTGGCGCAAGAACCGCAACCCGGCACAGTCCGGCGGCGATCCGGACCGCATCGGCGTCGACATCAACCGCAACTACGACTTCCTGTTCGACTTCGCAACCGCCTTCGACCCCGCCGCGGCACCGCGCGTCTCCTCCGACCCCGGCGACCTCGTGTACCAGGGGCCCCGGCCCTTCTCCGAACCCGAGACCCGCAACGTCCGATGGCTCTTCGACACATATCCGCGCACCCGCTGGTTCGTCGACGTGCACAGCTACTCCGAGGACATGCTGACCGTCTGGGGCGACGACGAGAGCCAGTCCGACGACCCGTCCCAGAACTTCCTCAACCCCGCCTACGACCACCGGCGCGGCCGTGGCACGGACTCCTACGCGGAGTACCTCGCGAAGGCCGACGCCGACGACTCCATGGTGCTCGCCGAGCAGTTCTGCGCGGCGCTGCACGGCGTACGCGGCCGTACCTACCGTCCGATGTCCGGCTACCAGCTGTATCCCACCAGCGGCACCAGCGACGACTACGCCTACTCGCGGCACATCGTCGACGAGCACAAGGGCAGGATCCTCGGCTTCACCGTCGAGTGGGGCGACGCGTCCGGCGGCTTCCACCCGCCCTGGGACGAGATGAAGCGGATCATCCTGGACGTCGACGCCGGACTCGTCCGGTTCTGCCTCGCGGCACTCACCTGACCGGGTCGCATGGGAGGTCCGAGGCGCCCGCTCCGGCGGGCGCCTCGAACCGCAGTCCGCTCCTCACCCCGGTCAAGGCCAAAGCAGCTACGTTGGGTGACAGTCGGCTCTGCGGGCAGGGTGGTCGGAGCGGGCCCTGGGGGTGTCCCGGCGGGGAGCCGGGAGGGCGTGACGGTGCCCGAACGAATTGCTCGGGGTGCCCCGGGGGATCCGATGCCTGTTCCGTACGCGACCGCTTATGAGCAGGTCGGATCATTTCTGTCGAGGATGCGACCGCGTGCTCCACGCGGGTCATCGGACTTTCGTACGACACCTCATACCAGAGCGGGACCCTCCTCGGGGGACTTTGTCAACTGACCACCACGCGTGATGCTCAGGCAACTACTGTGAGTGTCCGTCGGGCGACGCGGCCGGATCCGCCGGTGCCGCCGGCCGACGCCGTGATGACGCACGCCCGCATCGACGCATGCCCGCGGCGCACCGCACGAGGACACAGGCCCGACGGACAGTACGAGGACGCAGATGTCTCACCTCCGAGCACCGGCCAACCGCGCCGACCGCCGCGAGGGCGGCGGCCGGCACGGGCGGCCGGTCGCCCGACCCGCTCCCGCACTGCCCGAAACCCACATACGGCCCCAGCTCATGCGGCTCGCCGTCCTGCCGCCCCTCGCGGTCGCGCTCAGCGCCACCGCCGCGGTCCTCTTCAGCATCCGCTCCACCGGC contains these protein-coding regions:
- a CDS encoding M23 family metallopeptidase, which translates into the protein MPAKGKHRRPKTPRFSRSLAAAGTGGAALALPLVGATGAHAATPAQSVSEAAVRSLPETAGKTAAQPEAGVRTYTVRGGDCLARIAEEQHVSGGWQRLYDDNRQAIGADPALIHPGLKLSLGTQAAPARTESATPKPARPAAPKPAQPAGSGTAQTASAGYTLPVAGATIGTGYHVAGSMWSSGYHTGVDFVVPTGTPLKAVAAGTVVSAGWGGAYGNQVVLKLNDGHYAQYAHLSQLSVSAGQTVTAGRQVGLSGATGNVTGPHLHFEIRTTPDYGSDVDPVAYLRAHGVPVG
- a CDS encoding SGNH/GDSL hydrolase family protein, which produces MIGSYVAVGDSFTEGVGDPGPDGAFVGWADRFAVLLADRRPEGDFQYTNLAVRGKLLDQIVADQLPKAVELAPDLVSFCAGGNDIIRPGTDPDEVAERFERAVARLTEAAGTVLVATGFDTRGVPVLKHLRGKIATYNGHVRAIADRYGCPVLDLWSLKSVQERRAWDNDRLHLSPEGHTRVALRAGQALGLDVPADPEQPWPPLPPRGTLDIRRDDVHWAREYLVPWIGRRLRGESSGDHVTAKGTLSPDDIKMRIASVA
- a CDS encoding TetR/AcrR family transcriptional regulator, with the translated sequence MARVRLSVAERREELLRAAIGQIEARGVAAVRIADVAAALGVSNALVLYHFSTKEKLVADAFAYAAEDDLAHLRKVVGRRTTALRRLRAAVRWYAPTGQAKGWRLWIEGWAVALREPALREVTRELDKQWKAAIAEVIAEGVAAGEFACADPAGAALRLTALLDGLAVQLTSYPGAVARSRAQEWVDDALARELGLDRKTLTEQAR
- a CDS encoding MBL fold metallo-hydrolase, with amino-acid sequence MTGLRSPSSGLRALRPAAFGADPGGERLARIRRSPHFRNGVFQNPGGPARTRPSGSTVDLAKVFLDKDTRPLRAPKGTVPVHPTTFADLAGPPATGLRLTWMGHSSVLAEIDGHRVLFDPVWGERCSPFPFAGPKRLHPVPLPLAALGPVDVVVISHDHYDHLDLPSIKALAGTDTLFAVPLGVGAHLEHWGVPADRLRELDWHESTKVGGLTLTATPARHFCGRGLRNTQHTLWASWTVAGDEHRIYHSGDTGYFEGFKDIGAAHGPFDATMIQIGAYSEFWPDIHMTPEEGLRAHLDLQGGAPHGVLLPIHWGTFNLAPHPWAEPGEWTKEAAEEAGQAVALPRPGEPFEPAGKLPAEAWWRGVSGELRRTWRSVGAFVAEPPARATGDRSD
- a CDS encoding TetR/AcrR family transcriptional regulator, with protein sequence MAERGKPERRRRLSRPVVLAAAVALVDREGLAALTMRRLAADLGVEPMALYRYTDGKEGLLDGLVEAFFAEVNERLRTSAGQVGADPATASAEPPWRAELRRIARAFAGAVHAHPEVLPVVAVRPLAVPVARRPEPWLQLTEHVFAVLARAGFDDPTALTIHRTFVAWTLGCLLVDKRQIVDNPEEPDPMLRLGLHRLSAADHPRLRALVPHFAEYDDERELTQGLDSLLSGLPEAPLDAFYGRGAP
- a CDS encoding M14 family metallopeptidase, with protein sequence MTYLNVTEVESAVTSLATAFPGTCELIDLPEPSVEGRACHALRIGTGPGGSNDCAVLIGGVHAREWGSCEILVGLAADLLEAYGAGTGLVYGGTRFTADDVRKLLRELDLVVFPLVNPDGRHYSQTVEPMWRKNRNPAQSGGDPDRIGVDINRNYDFLFDFATAFDPAAAPRVSSDPGDLVYQGPRPFSEPETRNVRWLFDTYPRTRWFVDVHSYSEDMLTVWGDDESQSDDPSQNFLNPAYDHRRGRGTDSYAEYLAKADADDSMVLAEQFCAALHGVRGRTYRPMSGYQLYPTSGTSDDYAYSRHIVDEHKGRILGFTVEWGDASGGFHPPWDEMKRIILDVDAGLVRFCLAALT